In the genome of Pelobacter seleniigenes DSM 18267, one region contains:
- a CDS encoding dihydroxy-acid dehydratase has product MSENSFTDLIIEEGYNPYRECIQGTANEPICVLAVINKAWDQVREIAPALDPGAITQAEIVHRLVINKPRIAVITGSVDHPAHLRDDLHISLAVLRIWQNGGVPFVFGIPVICDGTAQSNIGQSYSLASRNHTASAVNITFEGHSYHAAYVLSSCDKFPAAVLSGLAAADLARSHVERQQAPVWALFVPEHVLKGGSIPATTKAKLNALMDQARAQGHGDLAEDIAENMRYILQCSSDEAFLGQLNRAVQLDLLAEADARQILNELAAATCDAKGGVCAFNGTGNSSRTLITALGFAPPEAELLIDAPAPDIVCGAVDLLYSSLNKKHLRVTEIIGRNFKNAVRLHNTTGSSSNILLHLPAIMRYAGYDISILDYEQVRAETPVPELFAHSLTAGRDTFVLAQQFLKGQHRGIDSLYRVLSDLGIAMDLDAPTMTDRSWGERIADLNVPVAPELGENAIIRTAPVRQASGVEVLRGNFMSTAIVKLAGMTDRQLDRFNDQLLFVRYYENEHLCIDEISSPRLMEILGKVVETVPLPLINAVLSHNSKGAITSFDSTKMHDLVAAGALSFAFVIAGQGPRAFGMPEMFAPAHHLKHHQVLEASSILMTDGRYSGVTKGACVGHVTPEAFAGGGIGSLIDGDILRFNLHDNRLDVVDVEALVNGTLRVYQELPERTALVNERQHKMQQRLRQIAASNLMSDVTSAEKGCVPQAVDLRAENPLPS; this is encoded by the coding sequence ATGAGCGAAAACAGTTTTACCGATCTGATTATCGAAGAAGGATATAATCCTTATCGTGAATGTATCCAGGGCACTGCAAATGAGCCGATCTGCGTGCTCGCCGTTATCAACAAAGCCTGGGACCAGGTCCGGGAGATTGCCCCGGCCCTTGATCCAGGCGCCATCACCCAGGCCGAGATTGTTCACCGTCTGGTGATCAATAAGCCGCGGATCGCTGTCATCACCGGATCCGTCGACCATCCGGCCCATCTGCGCGACGATTTGCATATCAGCCTTGCGGTGCTGCGGATCTGGCAGAATGGCGGGGTTCCGTTTGTCTTCGGTATTCCGGTTATCTGTGACGGCACGGCGCAGAGCAATATTGGCCAGAGCTACTCCCTGGCTTCCCGGAACCATACTGCCTCGGCCGTCAATATCACCTTTGAGGGGCATTCCTATCATGCCGCCTATGTGCTTTCCAGTTGCGACAAGTTTCCCGCAGCCGTGCTCTCCGGCCTGGCCGCGGCAGATCTGGCCCGCAGCCATGTCGAGCGGCAGCAGGCTCCGGTCTGGGCTCTGTTCGTACCCGAGCATGTCTTGAAGGGCGGCTCGATCCCGGCCACCACCAAGGCCAAGCTGAACGCACTGATGGACCAGGCCCGAGCCCAGGGGCATGGCGACCTGGCTGAAGATATTGCCGAGAATATGCGCTATATCCTGCAATGTTCTTCAGACGAAGCCTTTCTCGGCCAGCTTAATCGGGCGGTACAACTGGATCTGCTGGCTGAGGCGGATGCCCGGCAGATTTTGAACGAACTGGCTGCGGCGACCTGTGACGCCAAGGGCGGGGTCTGTGCCTTCAATGGAACCGGCAACTCGTCCCGGACTTTGATCACCGCCCTCGGTTTTGCCCCGCCGGAGGCCGAACTGCTTATCGATGCCCCTGCGCCGGACATCGTTTGCGGCGCGGTTGATCTGCTTTATTCCAGCCTCAACAAAAAACATCTGCGCGTGACCGAGATTATCGGGCGCAACTTCAAGAATGCCGTCCGCCTGCACAACACCACCGGCAGTTCGTCCAATATCCTCCTCCATCTGCCGGCGATCATGCGTTACGCCGGCTACGACATCTCGATTCTGGATTATGAGCAGGTCCGCGCCGAGACGCCGGTTCCTGAACTGTTTGCCCACAGCCTGACCGCCGGGCGCGATACCTTTGTCCTGGCTCAGCAGTTCCTCAAGGGGCAGCACCGCGGTATCGACAGTCTGTATCGGGTGCTCTCCGATCTGGGGATCGCCATGGACCTGGACGCACCGACCATGACCGACCGCAGTTGGGGGGAACGGATTGCCGACCTGAATGTGCCGGTGGCCCCGGAGTTGGGCGAAAATGCCATTATCCGCACCGCGCCGGTGCGCCAAGCTTCCGGTGTGGAAGTCCTGCGCGGGAACTTCATGTCCACGGCTATCGTCAAATTGGCTGGCATGACCGACCGTCAGCTCGACCGCTTTAACGATCAGCTGCTGTTCGTCCGCTATTATGAGAACGAGCATCTCTGTATCGACGAGATCTCTTCCCCCCGGCTCATGGAGATCCTCGGCAAGGTGGTCGAGACCGTTCCCTTGCCCCTGATCAATGCCGTTCTCAGTCACAACTCAAAAGGGGCGATCACCTCTTTCGACAGTACCAAGATGCATGATCTGGTGGCTGCCGGCGCCCTCTCTTTTGCCTTTGTCATCGCCGGGCAGGGGCCGCGGGCCTTCGGTATGCCGGAAATGTTTGCTCCGGCTCATCACCTCAAACACCATCAGGTCCTGGAGGCGTCCTCAATCCTCATGACCGATGGCCGCTACTCTGGGGTGACCAAGGGCGCTTGCGTCGGCCATGTGACTCCGGAAGCGTTTGCCGGCGGCGGGATCGGTTCCCTGATCGATGGCGATATCCTCCGGTTTAATCTGCACGATAATCGTCTTGATGTCGTCGATGTCGAGGCCCTGGTCAACGGAACCTTGAGGGTTTACCAGGAGTTACCGGAGCGTACTGCCCTGGTTAACGAGCGTCAGCACAAGATGCAGCAACGGCTGCGGCAGATTGCGGCCAGTAACCTGATGAGTGATGTTACCAGCGCGGAAAAAGGTTGTGTTCCGCAGGCCGTTGACTTGCGGGCGGAAAACCCGCTGCCGTCCTGA
- a CDS encoding TRAP transporter small permease subunit: MKPSLVIDRIFIRAGHFVSILFLIVVCISFFEVVMRYVFNAPTLWVHETTSFLVSLAMLFGGVACYADEKHIAMTFISDSFPPKLRWFSALFVEMCTLVFSLMMTYGAYCSARDAFFSPFGTFRMQTSGSALDLPYPALNKGFFFATCVMLVFLVILHLLRHLLSYHEMTHQRDLEKDNANA, from the coding sequence ATGAAACCGAGTCTGGTAATCGACCGCATTTTTATTCGTGCAGGGCACTTTGTCTCGATCCTGTTCTTGATCGTGGTCTGCATCAGTTTTTTTGAAGTCGTCATGCGGTACGTCTTCAACGCTCCTACCCTGTGGGTGCATGAGACGACCTCATTCCTGGTCAGTCTGGCCATGTTGTTCGGCGGAGTCGCCTGTTATGCCGACGAAAAACACATCGCCATGACCTTTATCTCCGACAGTTTTCCTCCCAAGCTGCGCTGGTTTTCCGCACTGTTTGTCGAAATGTGCACTCTGGTGTTTTCACTGATGATGACCTACGGCGCCTATTGTTCTGCGAGAGATGCCTTTTTCTCACCCTTTGGCACTTTCCGCATGCAGACCTCCGGCAGCGCCCTGGATCTTCCGTACCCGGCCCTGAATAAAGGATTTTTCTTCGCAACCTGCGTCATGCTGGTTTTTCTGGTGATCTTGCACCTGTTACGCCATCTGCTCTCGTACCACGAGATGACACACCAAAGAGATTTAGAGAAGGATAACGCCAATGCTTAG
- a CDS encoding transglutaminase family protein, producing MGPLGAGEKIVLEVTHQTSFRYSNAVSQSHNELRMSPIDTGLQQVLERHILIDPAVAQREHRDHFGNLVSRFNILEPHQQLDITSTAKVETTNAISCGPESKPDPRPYRERWIEFLDWSNGVPYLEEYGLIPLARELHMDMDEDEFSQALSEMAGYFYRTFSYDPDVTHVYSTPKDFFANGAGVCQDMAHALIGVLRQARIPARYVSGYIFDPPAGLEVGESLRGSGATHAWVQAWHERFGWIGIDPTNNKLVDWQYIRTAVGRDYFDVQPIRGVFQGATEQRMTVAVQVAIAEFPASVSDPV from the coding sequence ATGGGCCCACTTGGCGCAGGTGAAAAAATTGTTCTCGAAGTCACCCATCAAACCAGTTTCAGGTATTCCAATGCGGTCAGTCAGTCGCACAACGAACTCCGCATGTCCCCCATTGATACCGGGCTGCAGCAGGTTCTGGAGCGTCACATCCTGATCGATCCGGCAGTGGCGCAGCGTGAACACCGCGACCACTTCGGCAACCTGGTGAGTCGGTTCAACATCCTTGAGCCGCATCAACAGCTGGACATAACCTCCACTGCCAAAGTGGAGACAACCAATGCCATTAGCTGCGGCCCGGAATCAAAGCCAGACCCGCGGCCGTATCGCGAACGCTGGATTGAGTTTCTCGACTGGTCTAACGGGGTTCCTTACCTGGAAGAGTATGGACTGATCCCGCTGGCCCGGGAACTGCACATGGATATGGATGAAGATGAGTTCTCTCAGGCGCTCTCAGAAATGGCCGGATATTTTTATCGGACCTTCTCTTATGATCCCGATGTGACCCACGTCTACTCAACTCCTAAGGATTTTTTTGCCAATGGCGCCGGGGTCTGCCAGGATATGGCCCATGCCCTGATCGGGGTTTTACGCCAGGCGCGAATTCCCGCCCGCTATGTCAGCGGTTATATTTTCGATCCTCCTGCCGGTCTGGAGGTCGGGGAATCGCTTCGCGGCAGCGGTGCAACCCATGCCTGGGTCCAGGCCTGGCACGAACGTTTCGGCTGGATCGGCATCGACCCGACCAATAATAAGCTGGTGGACTGGCAGTACATCCGCACCGCGGTTGGCCGCGACTATTTTGATGTACAGCCGATCCGGGGCGTGTTCCAGGGAGCCACCGAGCAGCGCATGACGGTTGCCGTACAGGTTGCCATTGCCGAATTCCCAGCCTCGGTCAGTGATCCGGTCTGA
- the idnO gene encoding gluconate 5-dehydrogenase codes for MENLFNLENRRALITGSAQGIGNLLARGLAAHGASVVINDITQDRAEKAAQELVAEGYDAAAVAFDVTNKQAIIEGVEKIETSIGQIDILINNAGIQRRHPFLEFPEEEWDQVINVNQKSVFLVSQVVGAYMVKRKAGKIINIGSMQSELGRDTITPYAASKGAVKMLTRGMCVELARYNIQVNGIAPGYFKSDMTKALVENEEFTKWLCNRTPANRWGDPKELIGAAVFLGSQASDFVNGHLLFVDGGMLAAV; via the coding sequence ATGGAAAACTTATTCAATCTGGAAAATCGACGCGCCCTGATCACCGGATCGGCCCAAGGCATTGGCAATCTCCTTGCCCGCGGCCTGGCTGCCCACGGCGCCAGCGTTGTCATCAACGACATCACCCAGGACCGGGCTGAAAAAGCCGCCCAGGAACTGGTTGCTGAAGGCTACGACGCTGCGGCGGTCGCCTTTGATGTCACCAACAAACAGGCCATTATCGAAGGCGTGGAAAAGATCGAAACCAGCATCGGGCAGATCGATATCCTGATCAACAATGCCGGAATTCAGCGCCGCCATCCATTCCTTGAATTTCCGGAAGAAGAATGGGATCAGGTCATCAATGTCAACCAGAAATCAGTGTTCCTGGTCTCCCAGGTGGTCGGCGCCTACATGGTGAAGCGAAAAGCCGGCAAAATCATTAATATCGGCTCCATGCAGTCGGAACTCGGCCGCGACACCATCACTCCCTATGCGGCCTCCAAAGGGGCGGTCAAGATGCTGACCAGGGGCATGTGCGTCGAACTGGCCCGCTACAACATCCAGGTCAATGGTATCGCTCCCGGCTATTTTAAAAGCGACATGACCAAAGCCCTGGTCGAAAATGAAGAATTCACTAAATGGCTCTGCAACCGGACTCCGGCTAACCGCTGGGGGGATCCGAAAGAACTGATCGGCGCCGCGGTTTTCCTCGGTTCGCAAGCTTCGGATTTTGTCAACGGGCACCTGCTGTTCGTCGACGGCGGAATGTTGGCCGCTGTTTAA
- the dctP gene encoding TRAP transporter substrate-binding protein DctP yields MKKLSMVSLLILSLSLIATSVFAAQINLKFASTNAAGEPSYEVQKKWTDAVEKASNGRIHIDLLPLDAVVKSTDLLTGVRNKIIDGAISTSAWYSGDDPGFGLIGDTISAWNTDEDMFKFYYFGGGMEVVDKIFNAYGAKLIGVAMTGAESLPSKIPLKGVADFKGVKMRAPSGPIQKLFAKMGAAPVGLPSSEVYTALEKGVIDAADYTTFSGNYKTGVLDIAKYPIYPGIHSSPTVHIIMNLDEWKALPENDQIFMQMFFKGMALDSMLRPHYEDRIAFGEAVKKGITPIAWSDAEKGKVRSYAREIWEETAKKSEIGKMYYDALQKYLASQGMN; encoded by the coding sequence ATGAAGAAGTTATCAATGGTGAGCTTGCTTATCCTGTCGCTGAGTTTGATCGCGACAAGCGTGTTCGCAGCACAGATCAACCTTAAATTCGCCAGCACCAATGCTGCTGGAGAACCCTCCTACGAAGTTCAGAAAAAATGGACCGATGCTGTCGAAAAAGCTTCTAACGGTCGTATCCATATCGACCTGCTCCCCCTGGATGCCGTCGTTAAGTCAACCGACCTGCTGACCGGCGTTCGCAACAAAATCATCGATGGCGCCATTTCGACTTCAGCCTGGTACTCCGGTGACGATCCGGGTTTCGGTCTGATCGGCGATACTATCAGCGCCTGGAATACCGATGAAGACATGTTCAAATTCTATTATTTCGGTGGCGGCATGGAAGTTGTTGACAAAATCTTCAACGCTTACGGCGCCAAACTCATCGGTGTTGCCATGACCGGAGCGGAATCCCTGCCGTCCAAAATTCCGTTGAAAGGCGTCGCTGATTTCAAAGGCGTTAAAATGCGGGCACCGTCCGGCCCGATCCAAAAACTGTTCGCCAAAATGGGTGCAGCTCCGGTTGGCCTGCCCAGTTCCGAAGTCTATACTGCCCTGGAAAAAGGTGTTATTGACGCCGCCGACTACACCACCTTTTCCGGCAACTACAAAACCGGCGTTCTCGACATCGCCAAATACCCCATCTACCCGGGGATTCACTCTTCACCGACCGTGCATATCATCATGAACCTCGATGAGTGGAAAGCACTGCCGGAAAACGACCAGATCTTCATGCAGATGTTCTTCAAAGGAATGGCCCTCGACTCCATGCTGCGCCCTCACTATGAAGACCGTATCGCCTTCGGTGAAGCTGTCAAAAAAGGGATCACCCCGATTGCCTGGAGCGACGCGGAAAAAGGCAAAGTCCGCAGCTATGCTCGTGAAATTTGGGAAGAGACTGCTAAAAAATCGGAAATCGGCAAAATGTACTACGATGCCCTGCAGAAATACCTGGCATCCCAGGGCATGAATTAA
- a CDS encoding L-talarate/galactarate dehydratase, whose translation MNHDQITSLQLSKVKIPLKFAVSDAKVLTGRQKALEAVDVLVVELTSAQGIAGMGFSYALRYGGDGQYAHAMELAPLLLGEDPNDIGKIWHKLLWAGASVGRSGIAIQAIAAFDTALWDLKAKRAGLSLAKLIGSHHASLPVYNTSGGYLQAPIEEVVEKAQTALAKGIKGIKMKVGQPDVATDLKRVATLRQALGDSVPIMIDANQQWDRVTALRFGRSVEQFNLVWIEEPLNAYDTEGHAALAAALDTPIATGEMLSSMNEQTALIKNRAVDIIQPDAPRLGGVTPFLKLADMAYDHGLAMAPHFVMEIHIHLAACFPSESWVEHIEWLEPLFNEKLEMTDGRMLVPTRPGLGLTLSEEMRARTLANKSFRL comes from the coding sequence ATGAACCATGACCAGATCACCTCTTTACAATTATCGAAAGTCAAAATTCCTCTTAAATTTGCAGTCAGTGACGCCAAGGTTCTGACCGGCCGGCAAAAAGCTCTGGAAGCGGTGGATGTCCTGGTTGTCGAACTGACTTCGGCCCAGGGCATTGCAGGGATGGGGTTCAGTTACGCCCTGCGCTACGGCGGCGACGGCCAGTATGCACACGCCATGGAACTGGCCCCTCTGCTGTTGGGTGAAGACCCCAACGATATCGGTAAAATCTGGCACAAATTATTGTGGGCCGGTGCATCCGTCGGCCGCAGCGGCATTGCCATCCAGGCCATTGCCGCCTTTGATACCGCCCTGTGGGACTTGAAAGCCAAAAGGGCCGGCCTGTCCCTGGCCAAGCTGATCGGCAGCCACCATGCGTCCCTGCCGGTGTACAATACCTCGGGCGGCTATCTGCAGGCGCCCATTGAAGAGGTGGTTGAAAAAGCCCAAACGGCACTGGCCAAAGGGATCAAGGGGATCAAGATGAAAGTCGGCCAGCCGGATGTCGCCACCGACCTCAAACGGGTCGCCACCCTGCGCCAAGCATTAGGCGACAGTGTGCCGATCATGATCGACGCTAACCAGCAATGGGATCGCGTCACCGCCCTGCGCTTTGGCCGCAGCGTCGAACAGTTCAATCTGGTCTGGATCGAAGAACCCCTCAATGCCTACGATACCGAAGGGCACGCCGCCTTGGCCGCAGCCCTTGACACCCCCATCGCAACCGGGGAGATGCTCTCCAGCATGAACGAGCAGACGGCCCTGATCAAAAACCGCGCGGTCGATATTATTCAACCGGACGCGCCGCGCCTGGGCGGGGTCACGCCCTTCCTGAAACTGGCGGACATGGCCTACGACCACGGCCTGGCCATGGCGCCCCACTTTGTCATGGAAATCCATATTCATCTCGCCGCCTGTTTCCCCAGCGAATCCTGGGTCGAACACATCGAATGGTTGGAACCGCTGTTCAATGAAAAACTGGAGATGACCGATGGTCGAATGCTGGTTCCGACCCGGCCAGGGTTGGGCTTAACCCTGAGCGAGGAAATGCGCGCCAGGACCCTGGCGAACAAGAGTTTCCGCCTCTAA
- a CDS encoding TRAP transporter large permease, whose translation MLSALGIATGTVIIFLMMLSLLFVGMPLGFLTGFIAMAMSYLWFGNVNMMQMVAARVSDFTTSYTFVAVPMFVLMATMLDKTGIAKDLYNAMRVMAGRIKGGVAIQSMIVAVILASMSGIIGGETVLLGMLALPQMLRLGYNQKLAIGTVTAGGALGTMVPPSIVLIIYGMTANVSIGDLFLGAIPAACILAGMYMIYILVICNIFPDHGPAMGENEWQNMSRAEIKKMFMDILVPLLIAGWILGSIYGGIASVTESACVGVIGVAFAAALRRELSIAVIFDALKHTIRTVGMIIWVGIGATMIIGVYNLMGGDIFIHDLFMGLDMPPVFTILIMMFILLILGMFLDWIGVAMLTMPIFVPIITSLGYDPIWFGVLFCVNMQVSFLSPPFGPAAFYLKSVAPEGIELTDIFKSVWPFILMQVATLAILIIFPEVVSFIYN comes from the coding sequence ATGCTTAGTGCCCTGGGAATTGCCACCGGAACTGTCATCATCTTCCTGATGATGCTGTCACTGCTGTTTGTCGGGATGCCGCTGGGATTTCTGACCGGCTTTATCGCTATGGCCATGTCGTATCTGTGGTTCGGCAATGTCAACATGATGCAGATGGTCGCAGCACGGGTCAGTGACTTCACAACATCCTACACCTTTGTTGCGGTGCCGATGTTTGTGCTCATGGCCACCATGCTTGATAAAACCGGAATCGCCAAAGATCTCTACAACGCCATGCGCGTCATGGCCGGCCGGATCAAGGGGGGCGTTGCCATTCAGAGCATGATCGTTGCCGTTATCCTGGCCTCCATGTCGGGAATTATCGGCGGCGAAACCGTGCTCCTTGGCATGCTCGCTCTGCCGCAGATGCTGCGCCTGGGCTACAACCAGAAGCTGGCCATCGGCACCGTGACCGCGGGGGGAGCCCTGGGCACCATGGTGCCACCTAGTATCGTGCTGATTATCTACGGCATGACCGCCAACGTCTCTATCGGTGATCTCTTTCTCGGCGCCATTCCCGCGGCTTGTATCCTGGCTGGGATGTACATGATCTATATCCTGGTGATCTGTAACATCTTCCCGGATCACGGTCCGGCCATGGGCGAGAATGAATGGCAGAACATGAGCCGCGCCGAGATCAAAAAAATGTTCATGGACATCCTGGTGCCACTGCTGATCGCGGGCTGGATTCTGGGTAGCATCTATGGTGGGATCGCTTCGGTCACCGAATCGGCTTGCGTCGGGGTTATCGGTGTCGCTTTTGCAGCCGCCCTGCGTCGCGAATTGAGTATTGCGGTCATTTTCGATGCCCTCAAGCACACCATCCGTACTGTCGGGATGATTATCTGGGTCGGCATCGGCGCGACCATGATCATCGGGGTTTACAATCTGATGGGCGGCGACATCTTTATCCATGACTTGTTCATGGGCCTGGACATGCCGCCGGTGTTCACCATTTTGATCATGATGTTCATCCTGCTGATCCTGGGTATGTTTCTCGACTGGATCGGCGTTGCCATGCTGACCATGCCGATTTTCGTGCCGATCATCACCAGCCTGGGTTACGACCCGATCTGGTTCGGCGTGCTGTTCTGTGTAAACATGCAGGTTTCCTTCCTGAGTCCGCCCTTCGGACCGGCCGCTTTTTACCTGAAAAGTGTCGCCCCGGAAGGCATTGAGCTGACCGACATCTTCAAATCGGTCTGGCCGTTCATTCTCATGCAGGTCGCCACCCTGGCTATTCTGATAATCTTCCCCGAGGTGGTGAGCTTCATTTACAATTAA
- the idnD gene encoding L-idonate 5-dehydrogenase, whose product MSNATTKQISFDACYVKGPKDVAVTSKTISYDPAAEILVKISRGGICGSDIHYYQEGGVGDFKLQHPMVLGHEVIGTMVTDDERNGQKIAVNPSRPCHQCEYCLSGRSNQCLDMRFFGSAMLNPHVDGGFAQYVVVRPDQCIPYDSQVPDEVMAFSEPLAVAINAVNQAGSILGKKVLVTGAGPIGCLIIAACKAAGAGEIVATDLAEQCRELALTMGADAVYNPAADDMSQFKAGKGYFDASFEASGAIPAIQSNIELTKAGGVMVQVGMRPGMVDIPLTKFLAKEVKFVGAFRFTAEYATAVRWLEKGLVDPRPLLTKVFPYAEVVEALEFASDKTKAVKVQLSFS is encoded by the coding sequence ATGAGCAACGCTACCACCAAGCAAATCAGCTTCGATGCCTGCTACGTCAAAGGCCCCAAAGACGTCGCTGTCACCTCGAAAACAATCAGCTACGACCCCGCGGCAGAGATTCTGGTCAAAATCAGCCGTGGCGGGATCTGCGGCTCGGATATCCATTACTATCAGGAAGGCGGGGTCGGCGATTTTAAACTGCAGCACCCCATGGTCCTCGGCCACGAGGTCATCGGCACCATGGTCACGGACGATGAGCGCAACGGCCAAAAGATTGCGGTCAACCCCAGTCGGCCCTGTCATCAGTGCGAGTATTGCTTGTCCGGACGCAGCAACCAGTGCCTGGATATGCGTTTCTTTGGCAGTGCGATGCTCAATCCCCATGTCGACGGCGGTTTTGCTCAATACGTGGTGGTCAGACCCGACCAGTGCATCCCCTATGACAGCCAGGTCCCCGATGAAGTAATGGCCTTCTCCGAACCCTTGGCCGTAGCTATCAATGCCGTCAACCAGGCCGGCAGCATCCTCGGTAAAAAAGTTCTGGTCACTGGCGCCGGCCCCATCGGCTGCCTGATCATTGCCGCCTGTAAAGCGGCGGGTGCGGGTGAGATCGTCGCCACCGACCTGGCTGAACAATGCCGTGAGCTGGCCCTGACCATGGGTGCCGATGCCGTTTACAACCCGGCGGCAGACGATATGAGCCAGTTCAAGGCTGGCAAAGGCTACTTTGACGCAAGCTTCGAGGCCTCCGGCGCTATTCCGGCGATTCAGTCCAATATTGAACTGACCAAGGCTGGCGGGGTCATGGTTCAGGTGGGCATGCGCCCGGGCATGGTGGACATTCCGTTGACCAAGTTTCTGGCCAAAGAAGTCAAATTCGTCGGTGCCTTCCGCTTTACTGCGGAATACGCGACCGCCGTGCGCTGGTTGGAAAAAGGACTGGTCGATCCCCGCCCGCTGCTGACCAAGGTCTTCCCCTACGCCGAAGTGGTCGAAGCCCTGGAGTTTGCCAGCGATAAAACCAAGGCCGTCAAGGTTCAGCTGTCTTTCTCCTGA
- a CDS encoding Fur family transcriptional regulator, whose product MNSHLAEQLKEFETACRSVDLRLTPQRLEVFKELAKAKDHPTAEALHQRLVKRMPTLSLDTVYRTLGTFAELGVVNKVDTAESQARYEVPHLRHHHMICRKCKNIIDFEWPLIDEATLPENVQEWGRVDRKNIVVYGICQDCLKSK is encoded by the coding sequence ATGAACAGCCATCTTGCCGAGCAGTTGAAGGAATTTGAAACGGCCTGTCGCAGTGTCGATCTGCGCCTGACTCCGCAGCGCTTGGAAGTGTTTAAAGAACTGGCCAAGGCGAAGGATCATCCGACTGCCGAAGCGCTTCATCAGCGTCTGGTCAAACGCATGCCGACGTTGTCCCTGGACACGGTTTACCGAACCCTGGGCACCTTTGCTGAGCTCGGAGTGGTCAATAAAGTCGATACGGCAGAGAGCCAGGCCCGCTATGAAGTTCCGCATTTGCGCCATCATCACATGATCTGTCGGAAGTGCAAGAACATCATCGATTTTGAGTGGCCGCTGATTGACGAGGCGACCCTGCCGGAAAATGTCCAGGAATGGGGCCGGGTCGATCGCAAAAATATCGTGGTGTATGGCATCTGTCAGGATTGCCTGAAGAGCAAGTGA
- a CDS encoding alpha-E domain-containing protein, which translates to MLSRIARNTFELGQQIERIENIARLLEVNEKMTVQGDLSAELDPWTPLLAVTRSLDAYHQEYAEVNRARVINYLLWDDRHPYSVSFCLSRARLLARTIRERISEEMWLLLNSMYHDLHKLRHIREQHEFNWKIQQFCNAFHGLAANTMVHGHTWQFLQLGTVLERALMTCRILEMKYHILLPTAADVGTPIDLHQWQGLLRSVSGYEAYRRLYLARIDPANVVNLLLINARFPRSVHYCIQQAHQGLKGIGMYNEEQFRLFMGVEEFLEDLREGIDGREILAAGLMEFLQAMQERIEGLIGATHRAYFNSITVTIIDEQQRRLAIQIPQQ; encoded by the coding sequence ATGCTTAGTCGAATTGCCAGAAACACCTTTGAACTGGGGCAGCAGATCGAGCGGATCGAGAACATCGCCCGGCTGCTGGAGGTGAATGAGAAGATGACGGTGCAGGGGGACCTGTCTGCGGAGCTGGATCCCTGGACCCCGCTGCTTGCTGTCACTCGCAGTTTGGACGCCTATCATCAGGAATATGCCGAGGTCAACCGGGCCCGGGTGATCAACTACCTGCTCTGGGATGATCGGCACCCTTATTCAGTCAGTTTCTGCCTGTCGCGGGCACGGTTGCTGGCCAGGACGATCCGGGAACGCATCAGCGAGGAGATGTGGCTGCTGCTCAACAGTATGTACCATGATCTTCACAAGCTGCGGCACATCCGTGAACAGCATGAATTCAACTGGAAGATTCAACAGTTCTGCAACGCTTTTCACGGTCTGGCCGCAAATACCATGGTGCATGGCCACACCTGGCAGTTCCTGCAGTTAGGGACGGTGCTGGAACGGGCCCTGATGACCTGCCGTATTCTGGAAATGAAATATCATATCCTGTTGCCCACGGCCGCCGATGTCGGCACCCCCATCGACCTGCATCAATGGCAGGGGCTGCTGCGCTCGGTCTCCGGCTACGAGGCCTATCGCCGTCTTTACCTGGCCAGAATCGATCCGGCCAATGTTGTCAATCTGCTTTTGATCAATGCCCGCTTCCCGCGTTCGGTCCACTATTGTATTCAGCAGGCCCACCAGGGTTTGAAGGGGATCGGCATGTACAACGAGGAACAGTTCCGGCTGTTTATGGGGGTTGAAGAGTTCCTGGAGGATTTGCGCGAAGGCATTGACGGCCGGGAGATTCTGGCCGCCGGTCTGATGGAATTTCTGCAGGCTATGCAGGAACGGATCGAAGGGTTGATCGGCGCGACGCATCGGGCCTATTTTAATTCGATTACGGTCACGATTATTGATGAGCAGCAGCGTCGGCTTGCCATCCAGATTCCTCAGCAGTAA